From Longimicrobium sp., one genomic window encodes:
- a CDS encoding GlsB/YeaQ/YmgE family stress response membrane protein, which yields MDLLTWIIVGLVAGVLAGLVVGGVGLVGDIIVGIVGAFVGGWLFRQLGVTTPFSGLAGTIFTAFVGAVVLLFLLHALHRRRGGYGRRR from the coding sequence ATGGATCTGCTGACGTGGATTATCGTGGGACTGGTAGCGGGCGTGCTCGCCGGGCTGGTCGTGGGCGGCGTGGGGCTGGTGGGCGACATCATCGTGGGGATCGTAGGCGCGTTCGTCGGCGGATGGCTCTTCCGCCAGCTCGGCGTGACGACGCCGTTCAGCGGCCTGGCGGGCACCATCTTCACGGCGTTCGTCGGAGCGGTGGTGCTGCTCTTTCTGCTGCACGCCCTGCACAGGCGCCGAGGCGGGTACGGGCGACGCCGCTGA
- the cdd gene encoding cytidine deaminase, producing the protein MTSASEQPTIDPAAARRLLDQAREVRAQAYAPYSNFSVGAALLAEDGRVFTGVNVENASYPLGTCAERTAIGNAVTQGARRFVAIAVVGPEDDAACAPCGGCRQVLNEFGPDMPVIMPGGGPAGVQITSVRALLPGAFDQDRLNATREGR; encoded by the coding sequence GTGACATCGGCATCCGAGCAGCCCACGATCGACCCCGCCGCCGCCCGGCGGCTGCTGGACCAGGCCCGCGAGGTGCGCGCCCAGGCCTACGCCCCCTACAGCAACTTCAGCGTCGGCGCGGCGCTGCTGGCCGAGGACGGCCGCGTGTTCACCGGCGTCAACGTCGAAAACGCCTCCTATCCCCTGGGCACCTGCGCCGAGCGCACCGCCATCGGCAACGCGGTGACGCAGGGCGCGCGGCGCTTCGTGGCCATCGCCGTGGTGGGCCCCGAGGACGACGCCGCCTGTGCGCCCTGTGGCGGCTGCAGGCAGGTGCTCAACGAGTTCGGCCCCGACATGCCGGTGATCATGCCGGGCGGCGGGCCGGCGGGGGTGCAGATCACCTCCGTGCGGGCACTGCTTCCCGGGGCGTTCGACCAGGACCGGCTGAACGCCACCCGCGAGGGACGATGA
- a CDS encoding thymidine phosphorylase, which translates to MSGSAPSTVELIERKKRGGELSPDEMRGFLSGYLSGEVPDYQVAAWLMAVVWRGMTEAETLEFTRAMVDSGETLDWPGLDRPTVDKHSTGGVGDKTSIVLVPLMAAAGAAFVKMSGRGLGHTGGTLDKLEAIPGVRCELPLDEMRAQVRRIGCALVGQSGELVPADKKLYALRDVTGTVDSMPLIAGSIMSKKLAGGARSIVLDVKWGSGAFMQTLDDARELARTLVSIGNGAGRRTRAVLSPMRQPLGRAVGNALEIREAIDTLHGRGPADLWRLTLELGAHLLEMSGLAASADEGRASLTWLRDSGAGARTLQTLIEAQGGDPRVVDQPDLLPSAPVIHPYTTDLPGWVAQADARTIGDAALALGAGRKTKADPVDPAVGIVVRARIGDRVEAGQPLADVHARSESAAREAIERLRSAFVLSVRPAEAVPDEYETVG; encoded by the coding sequence ATGAGCGGCTCTGCACCCTCCACCGTCGAACTGATCGAGCGGAAGAAGCGCGGCGGCGAGCTGTCGCCGGACGAGATGCGCGGATTTCTCTCCGGCTACCTGTCCGGCGAGGTGCCCGACTACCAGGTGGCCGCCTGGCTGATGGCGGTGGTGTGGCGCGGGATGACCGAGGCAGAAACGCTGGAGTTCACCCGCGCCATGGTGGACAGCGGCGAAACGCTGGACTGGCCGGGACTGGACCGCCCCACGGTAGACAAGCACAGCACCGGCGGCGTGGGCGACAAGACGTCCATCGTCCTCGTGCCCCTGATGGCCGCGGCCGGGGCCGCCTTCGTCAAGATGTCGGGACGGGGGCTGGGGCACACGGGCGGCACGCTCGACAAGCTGGAGGCCATCCCCGGCGTTCGCTGCGAGCTGCCGCTGGACGAAATGCGCGCCCAGGTGCGGCGCATCGGCTGTGCGCTGGTGGGCCAGAGCGGCGAGCTGGTGCCGGCCGACAAGAAGCTGTATGCCCTGCGCGACGTGACGGGAACGGTGGACAGCATGCCGCTGATCGCGGGCAGCATCATGTCCAAGAAGCTGGCGGGCGGTGCGCGCAGCATCGTCCTGGACGTGAAGTGGGGCTCCGGCGCCTTCATGCAGACGCTGGACGATGCCCGGGAGCTGGCGCGCACGCTGGTGTCCATCGGCAACGGGGCGGGGCGGCGCACACGGGCGGTGCTGAGCCCCATGCGCCAGCCGCTGGGCCGCGCCGTGGGCAACGCGCTCGAGATCCGCGAAGCCATCGACACCCTGCACGGCCGCGGCCCGGCGGACCTGTGGCGGCTGACGCTGGAGCTGGGCGCGCACCTGCTGGAGATGTCGGGGCTGGCCGCGTCCGCCGACGAGGGGCGCGCCTCGCTCACCTGGCTGCGCGACTCGGGGGCGGGGGCGCGCACGCTGCAGACGCTGATCGAGGCGCAGGGCGGCGACCCGCGGGTGGTGGACCAGCCGGACCTGCTGCCCTCCGCGCCGGTCATCCACCCCTACACCACCGACCTCCCCGGCTGGGTGGCCCAGGCCGATGCACGTACGATCGGCGACGCGGCGCTGGCGCTGGGCGCGGGGCGAAAGACCAAGGCCGACCCGGTGGACCCCGCGGTGGGCATCGTGGTGCGCGCGCGCATCGGCGATCGCGTGGAGGCGGGGCAGCCGCTGGCCGACGTGCACGCGCGCTCCGAGTCGGCGGCGCGCGAGGCCATCGAACGGCTGCGCTCGGCCTTCGTGCTGTCCGTGCGCCCGGCAGAGGCCGTTCCGGACGAGTACGAAACGGTCGGCTGA